A genomic stretch from Streptomyces venezuelae ATCC 10712 includes:
- a CDS encoding type II toxin-antitoxin system RelE/ParE family toxin, translated as MVELYAVEAEPEVVSWMTGLIDRHHAHVDFAVGMLAEQVETLRGPYCKHLGGKTWELRFNLGTQAHRVSYWVAPGKRIVLLTHFRKTKMNEKAEVARAIAAQAACEARHAGEATHEYSRATKKGE; from the coding sequence ATGGTGGAGCTGTATGCGGTGGAGGCGGAGCCCGAAGTGGTCTCCTGGATGACTGGTCTCATCGACAGGCATCACGCTCACGTGGATTTCGCGGTCGGGATGCTGGCCGAGCAGGTCGAGACCCTGCGCGGCCCGTACTGCAAGCACCTCGGCGGCAAGACGTGGGAGCTCCGCTTCAACCTGGGCACGCAGGCGCACCGGGTCTCGTACTGGGTGGCCCCTGGGAAACGGATCGTGCTCTTGACGCACTTCCGCAAGACGAAGATGAACGAGAAGGCCGAGGTGGCCCGCGCGATCGCTGCGCAGGCCGCGTGCGAGGCCCGGCACGCAGGTGAGGCCACTCACGAGTACAGCCGCGCGACCAAGAAGGGAGAGTAG
- a CDS encoding NUDIX hydrolase, whose amino-acid sequence MTEQTTEQGISTAIITRDDRVLMIRRREREGKLLWAFPGGGIEAGETAEQAAVRETAEEVDLEVKAVRSLGERVHPQTGRHMSYVACEVVGGDARVADEEELAEVAWIRLDEIPDYVPWGLFGPVQEYLDETLGA is encoded by the coding sequence GTGACCGAGCAGACGACTGAGCAGGGCATCTCCACGGCCATCATCACGAGGGACGACCGTGTCTTGATGATCAGGCGCCGGGAGCGGGAGGGGAAGCTGCTGTGGGCGTTCCCGGGCGGCGGCATCGAGGCCGGGGAGACCGCCGAGCAGGCCGCGGTCCGGGAGACGGCCGAGGAGGTCGACCTGGAGGTGAAGGCGGTCCGGTCGCTCGGTGAGCGCGTGCACCCGCAGACCGGCCGGCACATGTCCTATGTCGCCTGCGAGGTCGTCGGTGGCGACGCCAGGGTCGCCGACGAGGAGGAGCTGGCCGAGGTCGCGTGGATCCGGCTGGACGAGATCCCCGACTACGTGCCGTGGGGGCTGTTCGGGCCAGTGCAGGAGTACCTCGACGAGACGCTTGGCGCCTGA
- a CDS encoding NUDIX hydrolase: MTNEQFAEHLDVGVRTVASWHSAPDKIPKNDTQQLLDTAYERAPASVIRRFAALSRPTPSAAQAQAFRVAVAVVTRGADVLLVCRRGDDALTWQFPAGTVKPGRKAEVVAVEETRAETGVRCAVRQRLGERVHPRTGVLVDYFLAEHLMGEAENRDPDENSDVAWVPRADLTRFIPEQQIYPPILEALA, from the coding sequence ATGACCAACGAGCAGTTCGCCGAGCACCTCGATGTTGGGGTCCGCACGGTGGCCAGCTGGCACAGTGCACCGGACAAGATCCCGAAGAACGACACCCAGCAGCTCCTCGACACCGCCTACGAAAGGGCCCCCGCATCGGTGATCCGTCGCTTTGCCGCCTTATCCCGCCCGACCCCAAGTGCCGCTCAGGCGCAGGCTTTCCGCGTGGCGGTCGCGGTCGTAACCAGGGGCGCCGATGTGCTCCTGGTCTGCCGACGGGGCGACGATGCCCTCACCTGGCAGTTCCCAGCTGGCACGGTGAAGCCCGGCCGCAAGGCCGAGGTGGTCGCCGTCGAGGAGACCCGAGCGGAGACCGGCGTGCGGTGTGCGGTCCGGCAACGGCTCGGCGAACGCGTGCACCCCCGGACAGGGGTCCTAGTCGACTACTTCCTCGCGGAGCACCTGATGGGCGAGGCCGAGAATCGAGACCCCGACGAGAACAGCGACGTGGCTTGGGTGCCGCGCGCTGACCTGACCCGTTTCATCCCTGAGCAGCAGATCTACCCGCCGATCCTGGAGGCACTGGCGTGA
- a CDS encoding RapZ C-terminal domain-containing protein, producing the protein MSRSEPKAEIDVVVISFGYGHEAAPDATITLDLRHAFRDPHVDPRLRYMTAVDRPVRKAVLRTPGIRALLKATVGQVLAFRKGPSAGQVVVAVGCVGGRHRSATTAHYLARRLRRRGLLVDVQHRDLAKPVLTR; encoded by the coding sequence ATGTCCCGCTCGGAACCCAAGGCGGAGATTGACGTCGTGGTCATCTCCTTCGGGTACGGCCACGAGGCCGCCCCCGACGCCACGATCACCCTCGACCTGCGGCACGCGTTCCGTGACCCGCACGTCGACCCCCGGCTCCGCTACATGACCGCTGTCGACCGTCCGGTCCGCAAGGCCGTCCTGCGTACCCCGGGTATCCGGGCGCTGCTCAAGGCGACCGTGGGCCAGGTCCTCGCCTTCCGCAAGGGCCCGTCCGCCGGCCAGGTCGTCGTCGCCGTTGGATGCGTCGGCGGCCGGCACAGGAGCGCGACGACTGCCCACTACCTCGCCCGCCGTCTGCGCCGCCGCGGCCTGTTGGTCGATGTGCAGCACAGGGACCTGGCGAAGCCGGTTCTCACCCGCTAG
- a CDS encoding DUF6919 domain-containing protein, which yields MSNVWRDARTIADLGQNMAGWLEGRISSWPGYDGPFGQEETGGARHLVPTLIALNRAGFVTVASQPGEIGGGYRQRACVEGVVHDHSPLLDRLLALQDQGLTVVRGWPKRQIVLTEDARRPVTTIGGWRMRRNDIHATWRGVGSQALRELKEHGARLHIIDTEWGRDDRLWPALAGAVR from the coding sequence GTGAGCAACGTGTGGCGTGACGCCCGCACGATCGCCGACCTCGGTCAGAACATGGCCGGTTGGCTGGAGGGCCGGATTTCGTCCTGGCCCGGGTACGACGGCCCGTTCGGGCAGGAGGAGACGGGTGGCGCCCGTCATCTCGTCCCCACCCTGATCGCCCTGAATCGGGCCGGGTTCGTCACCGTCGCCTCCCAGCCCGGCGAGATCGGCGGCGGCTACCGGCAGCGGGCCTGCGTCGAAGGTGTCGTCCACGACCACAGCCCGCTCCTCGACCGGCTCCTCGCCTTGCAGGACCAGGGGCTGACCGTGGTCCGCGGCTGGCCGAAGCGCCAGATCGTCCTCACCGAGGACGCCCGCCGCCCGGTCACCACGATCGGCGGCTGGCGGATGCGCCGTAACGACATCCACGCCACGTGGCGCGGAGTGGGCAGTCAGGCACTTCGCGAGCTGAAGGAGCACGGCGCCAGGCTCCACATCATCGATACCGAATGGGGCCGCGACGACCGGCTGTGGCCCGCGCTGGCGGGAGCGGTCCGGTGA